The Taeniopygia guttata chromosome 13, bTaeGut7.mat, whole genome shotgun sequence nucleotide sequence AAAACTGGAGCTTTGATTCAAGCTTCTCACTGCTGAATCAGAACCTTGGTTCCATCTAAGAACTcttgcagaggcagcagtgggGGCTGCCCATTCCTCGACAGCAGCTCCTGTTCAGCTCCCATGGGCCGAGCCAGATTAGCTCTAATGAGAGAACAATGGTATGAGCTGGATGAAAGGCTCAATCTGTCAAACTTCATCAtggctgttttaaaaataaactctgaGGCATTTGGTTCTCCATGAAGTTTGTAGCTGCCTGCCAACTAGATCCCTGGGTTGCAGGACTGTGACCAagtccctcccctccccagcttcTGTCTTTACATAATCTTAAAACTGTGGGGTAGCACACACTGCTTAGGAAGGACATAAAAAGTAGACTGATAATACAAAGTGTCTTTATCCTCTGAGAAGCACAGTGACACTTTTGCCCTGTTGTTTTTGGCTGTTCTGTTTGCTGGGACCTGCTGGTTCTGCAGGTGCTGCTTCCAAGGCAGTAATTCTCCACTAGTCCTGTTTGGGTGGCTGTAGGGGAGGACAGGGGCAGCTCAGCTGAGGGCACGAGCCTCCTGTGTTCATCCTCCCAGCactcccttccccttcctcacTGTGCAGGTGTCTGAATCCATCACAGCATTCTTCAGTCTCAGTGGTTTGATCAGGAATTTGGGCTGTAGTAGGTGTGAAAGGTGTTGTAAGTGAAACAGGCTGGCTTTCAGCAACCCTCAACCTCCCTTGTTGGGAACTTTTCTGTTCAGAAGGGAGATGGCAGGGTAGCCTTGCCTTGGGATGGCCCAGCACAGCTTGGCTGATGGGATAGAAAATATGAACAGGATTGGGTGGCTACAAGCACATTAACTTGAGATCCACAAGCTCTTTTCAGTGGATGAATTCAGTGCTTTTCACCTGTAAAGAGAGATGCAGATTTATTTTAAGTTCTGGATAAATTACTATCTTGTCTGGCCACTGCTCCTGTCACTTTGTAATTaggggcaggacagggacaggctgtaAGTCTCAGTAGATGCATAGCAGCAATATGCTGTTGATCCTGATGGAAAACACTTATCCAAGAGCTCCTGGCTAACTCCTCCTATAACTATGATTACTCCTTCTACTACACAGAAACTGGGCAAATGCTTCCTCTTTGCAGGAAacagcaggcagcagggacagcaggagacCAGGTTATTTCAGACAAATTCAAGACCTTAAAATGGGTGGATGGCAAGCTGACAGCCTGAGTCTTTAGCCTTCTAAGTGTGCTCTCTTAAAAGGCATGTGTTTTATGAAACTGgagaaaagctttaaaaaaaaaggaaaaaaaatagagcttGTATTGAATCATTAGaagtcaaacatatttttagaGCTATGTGACTGTACTTAaaagttttctctgttttcacagGGAGGCTGAGGAAACTGGGCATATTTCTAGGTGCTCTCAGACTCTCCCATCATGAGATAATTTTTCCTGGCTTAGGATGCAGGCAGCTATCTGTGGCCAAGAATTTGGAACCCTCCCTTCCCTACCAAAGGGACGTCCCTctccccagtcccacccctgaACTGCACTTTTGTTCCCTTTTGTTAGCACCAGCAAGGTCTGcagcaaaggcagaagaagGACACAAgtctcaggagctgctgaagtaCAATACTGGCTGTAAATACATGTGGCTTTATTCATTTATCATGTCCTGCCTTCAGGATTTGTGACCAAAGGCTATTTTGCTTCCTACCTGTGCTTTTTTTAGCAGATCAGTAATAACAACAAACCAACCAGGAGTCTGCCTCTCCAGCTCCAAGGTGATGATCACCAAAACCAACGTGGAGCCCTTAAACTGCACAAGTTGGTGGCAGGCCAtacagtgctgcagctgcttggTCAAGAGTGCAACGTGGAGGGAAGGATTCCTCTGAGGCAGTCTGGGTGGGAGATGGGGCCAGCTGGACATCACCTTGGCATGGAACTGCAGAGAAGATAaagtgtacatatatatatacacacacatatatatatgaaaagaaaagcaaaggttAGTGGAGTTTATGTTTTCATGTCATCACCCAGAAGTACAGATGAATTTCATCTCATATCAGGAAACTTGAAGGCTTCCCCcatcttttttttgtgtgttttgtgtttgtacTTGCCAATCATTGAACTGTTTTTTTGAGGTGATAATGAATGTACGAGGTCTATGTTTCCTAGCAATTTCTGAGGTTTTTTACATTATCCAGAATGCTATCCAGGAGATTCAATTCAGGACAGCAGCTCCAAATCCAGTAAAACCAGTAATACTGCACTCTGAATTCACCAAGGAAACAAGGACCTACGAAAGGCAGTTTTCACAATCAGCAGCCTAAAATGGCTTAATATTTGCACATAACCTTAAAATAGGGATCCAGGATATGTTCATATCACATGAATTTTGCCTTACTAGTACATGATCGTTTTTTGAAGACAAAGTTTATTTGTTTCTATTAAATGTTTAGTAACTGCAATGTGAACTAAGTGCCAGACCAGGGTATTCTCATTGCATAAATGAATAATTAGTgggatgaaaaggaaaatggttTAAGAAAAAACCTATGTGGGAAATGTAGCAAAACTCTGACAGCTTTGTATGTACAGTATTAATAGAAGGGAAATagttagaaatatttttgcagcttgtatttaaaaaaaataaagaaggcaTATAGTTGTGCATTATGAGAATCTTTTTAATGTCCCTTCAGTTCTCCTTTAAAGATGAGAGGAAGTTTTTTTTGGAGCAAAATAGAAGGTTTtgaatagaagaaaatttaaaaaaaaatttaaaatataattactgtaATATTCTTTAAAAGGCTTGAAGATAGGTAGGAATAGGTAGTTTGCCAAGCATCTTGGGAAGGATGTGTgagtgggtgtgtgtgtgcatctgtGTTTTTTAGTCTTATTTGATAAGGAGttgtttctttaaagaaaaaacattgcAAAACATAGTGCTTACAATGTTTAAGAAATCCATTGGTGTTTCTGTGTAAAGATCCCACTGAAGCTTATCCAGTATAATTCTTTCCATTCTCAAGATCTCGGCTGGAGAGTGCTTACATCTGCTCTGCACCGCTA carries:
- the CCNI2 gene encoding LOW QUALITY PROTEIN: cyclin-I2 (The sequence of the model RefSeq protein was modified relative to this genomic sequence to represent the inferred CDS: substituted 2 bases at 2 genomic stop codons), with translation MSILLNKNLCKLVRSLHNTEKRTQHCIGHWFLYFFLILKIFLQVIPSVQTLAVQSRCKHSPAEILRMERIILDKLQWDLYTETPMDFLNIFHAKVMSSWPHLPPRLPQRNPSLHVALLTKQLQHCMACHQLVQFKGSTLVLVIITLELERQTPGWFVVITDLLKKAQVKSTEFIHXKELVDLKLMCLXPPNPVHIFYPISQAVLGHPKARLPCHLPSEQKSSQQGRLRVAESQPVSLTTPFTPTTAQIPDQTTETEECCDGFRHLHSEEGEGSAGRMNTGGSCPQLSCPCPPLQPPKQD